The following is a genomic window from bacterium.
CCCGGCGGCTCTCGGGATGTTGACCAGGGATGCCCTTGGCCCTGACCTTGTTCAGGCCCGGATCCTCTTCCTCCCTGAACCGTTATACCCTGTCCTTTCCAGGAAAAGGGGAGAGGAGGGGAGGGTCGTTCTCGAGGTGACGATAAGTGCGCAGGGCGCGGTGCGCAGGGCGCAGGTAGAT
Proteins encoded in this region:
- a CDS encoding TonB family protein, which codes for MPGTEMDVSEKTALPDTGHQIQATVSYSRPSPSALRPEFPPDARHQTLDTNLLAFAGDPAALGMLTRDALGPDLVQARILFLPEPLYPVLSRKRGEEGRVVLEVTISAQGAVRRAQVD